The genomic segment CATTATATCTGGGGTGTTCAGGTGGCTTGGGCGACAACAGTTGTTGCTCGACGGTTACGATCTACCCGCTTTTCATGAATCTTGCGGATCTTGCGTTGGGCCTTCTCGAACGCATCCCTGACGGCCACATACATATCTTCGTGGTCAGAGTTATCGTGGTTGTCGTGAGTGATTGCTACCGTTTCACCAGGTAATCCCACTTCCAGTGACACATGAGCCAGTCGGCCTTTATAGCTATGGTTGTGCGGCATGGCGACAACAGCACGAATACCGGTGATGTCATCAAAGGTGGAAGTAAGTTTGGTGGCTTTCTCGCGGATAGACGTTTCTATCCCATCTGAATGTTCGATGTCACGAAAACTGATTGCCAGACCTTTCATAAATGCTCCTTGGTTAAAATAAGCATGAGGCTACGCCGGGGAATCCGGCGGACGTCTGCGCGTTGGCGCAGTTGTCATTACGCACTTGCTAAAGGGCAGATCCGTATAGGTATACAGACCGGTTTCTGGATCTTGCCGAGTGCGCCTGGATCGGTATTTTTACCCTCCTTCACGTTACGGTAGTCTTGAAAACCTTTATAAAACAATAGCTTGATAACAAAAAACTGCAACCGGAAAATACCTTTTACCGGGTTGCGATCAGGCGTTTCTGTTGCTCCCTGATGTCTTCAGACTACATCAACTTGTCACAAGGTCAATCATCTGGATGTAACATTTTTATGTTTTTTTGGCGGAACTTTTGAGTCTGAATGCAACAGTGAGTTGACGCGACGAATTCGCATTGGGAAGGATTTGAATGCATGTTAGTCTGAATGGACGCATTGTGGGCAGAGTGTCATGCAGGTATACAAGGTAAAAGTCGTTTTTTTTGATCTCGACGACTCACTGATTAACAAGGATGCCAATAGCCTCTGGATCAAATGGCGGGTTCGCCGTGAGCGTTGGGCGCTGGTTGAGGCGACTCTGGCTTTGGCCTCGCTGTATCGCGCCTATAAAAAAGGGCGGGTGACTCACTGGCGATTATCGAATTATTACAAAACCCGTGCCCGTGGCATGGCTTTATCGGTGTATCAGCAGCGGGTGGCGCAGTTTTTTGAGGAGCGTGGCCATCTGCATATTTATCCGCAGGCGGCATCGCTGCTATATGCCTATCAGAGCCAGGGTGTCGAGCTGGTGATGATTACGGGTGCCGATGATTATGTGGCTCGGGCCTACGCTGATGCATTGGGTATCACCCATGTGATCAGTAACCGCCTCAAGGTGGTTGATGATCGTATTGTCGGCTTGCAGCGACCACTGTGCTACGGCAGTGGCAAGGTGGGTTTGGCCCGAACCTTTTTGCGAGAACGGGGTTTGAAATTTGCAGATGCCGCATTTTATACCGACAGCCATGCCGATTTGCCCTTACTGGAAAAAGTGGCCCAGCCTGTAGTATTGAATCCGAATGCCCGTTTGCGTGACGCGGCGGAATTAAGAAGCTGGCCTTGTCTGGACTGGCGTCCCCTCAAAAACTGAAATCAACCGCCGCAAGGCTTGCCGGAGATTGGCCTTCTGGTATGATCTCTGTTCGATTAAATCACGACTATGGAGCCCGTGGTGTTCTACCCTCTGGATCGTCCTCAGCAACAAGGCCAACTGCTCGCCCGTCGATGGTGATAAACGCCTGATTTCCTGCATCACCTCTGTATTACATGGAAGGATGCATCCGCTATTGCGTTTAATCACACTCAGGTTCCTATTATGACTCCGCAAGAATTTGAAACGCTGGTTGCCCAGGGCTATAACCGTATTCCTGTGTCGCGCCAGGTTCTGGCTGATATCGACACTCCTCTCAGTACCTACCTGAAATTGGCCAATCGCCCTTATTCCTACTTGTTCGAATCGGTTCAGGGTGGAGAAAAATGGGGTCGATATTCGATGATCGGCTTGCCCGCACGACATATCATCAAGGTGTCGGGGCATCGGGTGGTACGGCTGGAAGATGGCGAAGTGGTCAGCGAGCTGGAAGTGCGTGACCCGTTGCAATATGTCAGCGAATTACAGCAAAGTTACAAGGTACCGGATTTGCCCGGCTTGCCGCGTTTTCAGGGCGGGCTGGTCGGCTATTTTGGTTACGATACCGTACGTTATATTGAACCCCGGCTGGAAAAGGGTTGCCCTGTCGATGAATTGAATACTCCGGACATTCTGTTGATGGTGTCAGAAGAGGTGGTGGTATTCGATAACTTGAGTGGCACCTTGCACCTCATTGTACTGGCTGATCCACAGCAGCAGGATGCTCTGACTATTGCCGAACGGCGTATTGAACAGTTGCGCGAACAGCTGCGTCAGCCTTACCAGGGAGAGGTGGGTCAGCCATTGGTGCAGCCACGTCAGGTGGTTGAAGATGATTTCCGCTCAGTGTTTGGTGCAGACGAGTTCCGCTCGGCGGTGTCTGCCATCAAGGATTACATCCTGGCCGGGGACATTATGCAGTGTGTGATATCCCAGCGTATGCAGATTCCGTTTGCGGGCGATCCGGTCAATATCTATCGCGCGTTGAGAACACTGAACCCGTCACCTTATATGTATTGTCTGCATCTGGATGATTTTCATGTTGTCGGTTCTTCGCCAGAGATTCTGGCGCGCCTTGAAGACGGTGAAGTCACCGTACGGCCGATTGCCGGAACGCGCAAACGGGGCCATACCGCCGCAGAGGATCTGGCACTGGAGCAGGAGCTGCTGGCTGATCCAAAAGAGATAGCAGAACATCTGATGCTGATCGACCTCGGGCGTAATGATGTTGGCCGGGTGGCGCAGACTGGCAAGGTGGAACTGACCGACAGAATGGTGGTGGAGCATTACAGTCATGTGATGCACATCGTTTCCAATGTCACCGGCCAGGTAAAAGACGGTACAACCGCGATGGACGTTCTGAGGGCCGTGCATCCGGCGGGAACCTTGAGTGGCGCGCCGAAAATCCGGGCAATGGAAATCATTGATGAACTGGAAACAACCAAACGGGGTGTGTACGGCGGCGCGGTGGGCTATTTGAGCTGGAACGGCAATATGGATACCGCTATTGCGATTCGTACCGCTGTTATCAAGGACGGTGTGCTGAATATTCAGGCAGGAGCCGGGATTGTGGCCGATTCAATTCCGGAAATGGAGTGGCAGGAAACCCTGAACAAGGGCCGGGCCATGTTCCGTGCCGTTGCTCTGGCGGAAGCCGGGCTGGATCAATAACGGCCTGCCAGACAGGCCGCCATCTTCCGAATGAATGTGACAAGGCGTCAGCTGTAGCGGGCGCCGCTGGAGTACAGCATGCTGGTAATGATTGATAACTACGACTCCTTTACTTACAACATCGTGCAGTATTTCGCCGAATTGGGTGCAGATGTGCGGGTGTTTCGTAACGACGACGTTACACTGGAGCAAATCGAAGCTTTGAAACCGGATCATCTCGTGATCTCCCCTGGGCCTTGTACACCGAACGAGGCCGGAATCTCGATGGACGCTATCCGTCACTTTGCCGGCCAGTTGCCGATCCTCGGGATTTGTCTTGGCCACCAGTCGATCGGCCAGGTATTTGGAGGCACGATTACGCGTGCTGGGCAGGTGATGCATGGCAAGCTGTCAGCAATACACCATGCCAATACCGGGGTGTTTAGCGGCCTGACGAATCCGTACCAGGCGACTCGCTACCACTCTCTGGTGATTGACAAGCACACCTTGCCTGCTTGCCTGGAAGTGACTGCCTGGACGCAAAACCCGGATGGCAGCATGGAAGAAATTATGGGGATTCGGCATCGGGAACTGGCGATTGAAGGGGTTCAGTTCCATCCCGAGTCCATTCTTACCGAACATGGCCATGACTTGCTCAACAACTTTTTGCAAATGCGGCTGAACTGATCAGGAGACCGTTATGGAAATGCGCGCTGCCCTTGCACGGGTTGTCGAAGGTGAAAATCTGACGACGGAAGAAATGACCGATGTCATGCGCCAGATAATGACCGGCCAGTGTGAAGATGCCCAGATCGGGGCATTTCTGGTTGCCTTGCGGATGAAGGGCGAAACCATTGACGAAATTGTCGGTGCGGTGCGTGTGATGCGGGATTTGGTTAGCGGCGTCAATGTTCATCCGCACCATGCGGTGGATATTGTCGGTACTGGTGGCGATGGCTCGAACTTGTTTAATGTCTCAACGGCCTCGTCCTTTGTGGTTGCGGCTGCAGGCGGCAAGGTCGCCAAGCACGGTAATCGTGGCGTTTCGTCGAAATCAGGCAGTGCCGATTTACTTGAGGCGGCGGGGGTCAAATTGACGCTCAGCCCCGAGCAGGTTGCCCGTTGTATTGAAGAGTTGGGAGTGGGCTTTATGTTTGCTCCCCAGCACCACAGTGCCATGAAACATGCCATTGGTGTGCGCAAGTCGCTGGGGCTAAGAACCATTTTTAACATTCTTGGGCCCATGACCAACCCGGCCGGTGTACCCAATCAGTTGATTGGTGTGTACAGCAAGGCGTTGGTGCGCCCGGTGGCGGAAGTGATGCAGCGGATGAACGCTGGCCACGTCATGGTAGTGCATTCCGATGACGGACTGGATGAAATCAGTCTGGCTGGCCCTACGTACGCCTGTGAGCTTTACATGGGTGAACTTCGTGAACGTATTATTCGTCCAGAAGAGCTGGAAATTGAACCACGCAGCCTGAATGGTCTGATCGTTAATAGCGCGGCTGAAAGTCTGGAGTTGATTCAGGATGCGTTGGGCAAACGTAAAACGGAAGCAGGCAAGAAAGCCGCAGATATGCTGGCTTTGAATGCCGGTGCTGCCATTTATGTGGCTGGCTTGGCGCTGAATCTGAAAGATGGTGTCAGCATGGCACAGGATGCCATCTACTCGGGTCTGGCACTGGAAAAAATGAAAGAGCTGGTCAGCTTTTCAACCTGTCTGGTTGAAGATGGCGCTGCCTGAAACCGGCGAAACAAAAGGCGAATAACGCAGTGAATAACGATACACCGACCGTACTCCGAAAAATCCTCGCAACCAAAGCACTGGAAATCAAGCAGCG from the Candidatus Thalassolituus haligoni genome contains:
- the trpE gene encoding anthranilate synthase component I produces the protein MTPQEFETLVAQGYNRIPVSRQVLADIDTPLSTYLKLANRPYSYLFESVQGGEKWGRYSMIGLPARHIIKVSGHRVVRLEDGEVVSELEVRDPLQYVSELQQSYKVPDLPGLPRFQGGLVGYFGYDTVRYIEPRLEKGCPVDELNTPDILLMVSEEVVVFDNLSGTLHLIVLADPQQQDALTIAERRIEQLREQLRQPYQGEVGQPLVQPRQVVEDDFRSVFGADEFRSAVSAIKDYILAGDIMQCVISQRMQIPFAGDPVNIYRALRTLNPSPYMYCLHLDDFHVVGSSPEILARLEDGEVTVRPIAGTRKRGHTAAEDLALEQELLADPKEIAEHLMLIDLGRNDVGRVAQTGKVELTDRMVVEHYSHVMHIVSNVTGQVKDGTTAMDVLRAVHPAGTLSGAPKIRAMEIIDELETTKRGVYGGAVGYLSWNGNMDTAIAIRTAVIKDGVLNIQAGAGIVADSIPEMEWQETLNKGRAMFRAVALAEAGLDQ
- the trpD gene encoding anthranilate phosphoribosyltransferase, with the protein product MEMRAALARVVEGENLTTEEMTDVMRQIMTGQCEDAQIGAFLVALRMKGETIDEIVGAVRVMRDLVSGVNVHPHHAVDIVGTGGDGSNLFNVSTASSFVVAAAGGKVAKHGNRGVSSKSGSADLLEAAGVKLTLSPEQVARCIEELGVGFMFAPQHHSAMKHAIGVRKSLGLRTIFNILGPMTNPAGVPNQLIGVYSKALVRPVAEVMQRMNAGHVMVVHSDDGLDEISLAGPTYACELYMGELRERIIRPEELEIEPRSLNGLIVNSAAESLELIQDALGKRKTEAGKKAADMLALNAGAAIYVAGLALNLKDGVSMAQDAIYSGLALEKMKELVSFSTCLVEDGAA
- a CDS encoding aminodeoxychorismate/anthranilate synthase component II — translated: MLVMIDNYDSFTYNIVQYFAELGADVRVFRNDDVTLEQIEALKPDHLVISPGPCTPNEAGISMDAIRHFAGQLPILGICLGHQSIGQVFGGTITRAGQVMHGKLSAIHHANTGVFSGLTNPYQATRYHSLVIDKHTLPACLEVTAWTQNPDGSMEEIMGIRHRELAIEGVQFHPESILTEHGHDLLNNFLQMRLN
- a CDS encoding HAD family hydrolase, coding for MQVYKVKVVFFDLDDSLINKDANSLWIKWRVRRERWALVEATLALASLYRAYKKGRVTHWRLSNYYKTRARGMALSVYQQRVAQFFEERGHLHIYPQAASLLYAYQSQGVELVMITGADDYVARAYADALGITHVISNRLKVVDDRIVGLQRPLCYGSGKVGLARTFLRERGLKFADAAFYTDSHADLPLLEKVAQPVVLNPNARLRDAAELRSWPCLDWRPLKN
- a CDS encoding HPF/RaiA family ribosome-associated protein translates to MKGLAISFRDIEHSDGIETSIREKATKLTSTFDDITGIRAVVAMPHNHSYKGRLAHVSLEVGLPGETVAITHDNHDNSDHEDMYVAVRDAFEKAQRKIRKIHEKRVDRNRRATTVVAQAT